In a genomic window of uncultured Flavobacterium sp.:
- a CDS encoding alpha/beta hydrolase codes for MKIVNFLYLSILVLCCQIGFSQTIWQGQYHSSRIIVSGDFDSKKDSLLLSIPEMSYDSVKVGIRKVKDSIYFKNQMFGFSFKGKYNADKTALSGVFDNYSFPNASIILKKQTEIKPLFFAQHPQKPYPYEVKDFTFSGKNTKLTYGATLTLPKNKKKYPIAILISGTGQHDRNYTFMGRQSFTVLADYLARHGIASLRVDDRGFGKTTGDFENATTGDFADDIEEEIAYLKSDKTVDASQIGLIGHSEGGMIASIVSARNKDVKFMISLSGVGVSGLEMLNLQNTAILKSFNFTDEVVGKQMELYNILFKAVYDTKDEESAKPVIEEKMKEWMQKQDSVMLKKVQLWDGRDQTFLYRYSKDADRKWYRYTIHYNPKDYLPKITIPVYIANGDKDIQVPAVENIASFKKYLGTKDLTTKIYAGLNHMYQHCKTCTQSEIKDLDEVFAPEVLDDVSKWILARYKK; via the coding sequence ATGAAAATTGTTAATTTTTTATATCTCAGTATTTTAGTATTGTGCTGTCAGATTGGTTTTTCACAAACCATCTGGCAGGGACAATATCACTCGTCCAGAATTATTGTTTCAGGTGATTTTGACAGCAAAAAAGATTCCCTTTTATTGAGTATTCCTGAAATGTCTTACGATTCTGTAAAAGTGGGAATTCGCAAAGTAAAAGACAGTATTTATTTTAAAAATCAAATGTTTGGTTTTTCTTTTAAAGGAAAATACAATGCAGATAAAACGGCTCTTTCAGGTGTTTTTGATAATTATTCATTTCCAAATGCTTCAATTATCCTAAAAAAACAAACAGAAATCAAGCCGTTGTTTTTTGCTCAGCATCCGCAAAAACCATATCCGTATGAAGTTAAAGATTTTACCTTTTCAGGGAAAAATACTAAGCTGACTTATGGCGCAACATTGACACTTCCAAAAAATAAAAAGAAATATCCAATTGCGATTTTAATTTCCGGAACAGGACAACACGATCGTAATTATACCTTTATGGGAAGGCAATCTTTTACCGTTTTGGCAGATTATTTAGCACGTCATGGAATTGCATCTTTACGTGTTGACGATCGCGGATTTGGTAAAACAACCGGAGATTTTGAAAACGCTACAACCGGAGATTTTGCTGATGATATTGAAGAAGAAATTGCTTATTTGAAAAGTGATAAAACAGTTGATGCATCACAGATTGGTTTAATTGGTCACAGCGAAGGCGGAATGATTGCCTCAATTGTAAGTGCGAGAAATAAAGATGTAAAATTCATGATTAGTTTATCAGGAGTTGGAGTTAGCGGTCTCGAAATGCTGAACCTTCAAAATACAGCAATTCTCAAAAGTTTCAATTTTACAGACGAAGTTGTTGGCAAACAAATGGAATTATACAATATTCTTTTCAAAGCCGTTTATGACACAAAAGATGAAGAATCTGCAAAACCTGTAATCGAGGAAAAGATGAAAGAATGGATGCAGAAACAAGATTCGGTTATGCTGAAAAAAGTACAACTTTGGGACGGCCGTGATCAGACTTTTCTATACCGATATTCTAAAGATGCCGACAGAAAATGGTATCGCTACACGATTCATTATAATCCGAAAGATTATTTGCCAAAAATTACCATTCCGGTTTACATAGCAAATGGCGATAAAGATATTCAGGTTCCGGCCGTTGAAAACATTGCTTCGTTTAAGAAATATCTGGGAACAAAAGACCTTACAACCAAAATTTATGCGGGATTAAATCATATGTATCAGCATTGTAAAACCTGTACACAATCTGAAATTAAAGATTTAGATGAGGTTTTTGCTCCTGAAGTTCTGGACGATGTTTCAAAATGGATTTTGGCTAGATATAAAAAATGA
- a CDS encoding DUF4974 domain-containing protein: MEFKLIIKKINDTLSPKEESIFAAWYNESDSNKEYFERVKNNYESEIEEIDLDRAWKAIDKKVSPRKNRKAYYKYAIAASVALLIGVTYFKSSTSTSNKVIPTVVEKPVDGVTLTLSDGTKVVLSDHKNGVIANQENAVITKDEEGQIRYEGNNTEQKGKVAYNTLVTANGKTFQVQLPDGTNVWMNAGSSLKYPTYFSGSDRAVILTGEAYFEVAHNEKMPFRVFSNGQEVEVLGTHFNIKAYLNEPVMKTTLLEGKIKISEGDNNMLVKPGQQVIVSLGKHAMNITSVNTESALAWKNRLFYFENAKYDEIMREIERWYDVDVVYKGKIPDERFEGAIQKDLKLDQVLKMLESKDVHFKVSGKEVIVTQ, encoded by the coding sequence ATGGAATTTAAACTGATCATAAAGAAAATAAACGATACTCTTTCCCCAAAAGAAGAATCAATTTTTGCTGCGTGGTACAACGAGTCGGACTCAAACAAAGAATACTTTGAAAGAGTAAAAAATAATTACGAAAGCGAAATCGAGGAAATAGATCTTGATCGAGCCTGGAAAGCAATTGACAAAAAAGTCAGCCCAAGAAAAAATAGAAAAGCCTATTACAAATATGCAATTGCAGCTTCTGTAGCATTATTAATTGGAGTTACTTATTTTAAATCTTCAACATCAACTTCTAATAAAGTCATTCCAACTGTTGTTGAAAAACCAGTTGATGGCGTAACCTTAACTTTATCAGACGGAACTAAAGTAGTTTTGAGCGATCACAAAAATGGTGTTATTGCCAATCAGGAAAATGCTGTTATTACCAAAGACGAAGAAGGACAAATTCGTTATGAAGGAAATAACACGGAACAAAAAGGAAAAGTTGCTTACAATACTTTAGTAACTGCAAACGGAAAAACTTTTCAGGTGCAATTGCCAGACGGAACCAATGTCTGGATGAACGCCGGATCATCATTAAAATACCCAACTTATTTTAGCGGAAGCGACAGAGCTGTAATCTTAACCGGTGAAGCATATTTTGAGGTTGCGCATAACGAAAAAATGCCTTTCAGAGTTTTCTCAAACGGTCAGGAAGTAGAGGTTTTAGGAACTCACTTTAATATCAAAGCCTATCTGAATGAGCCTGTAATGAAAACCACTTTATTAGAAGGTAAAATTAAAATCAGTGAAGGCGATAATAATATGCTCGTAAAACCGGGACAACAAGTTATTGTATCTCTGGGTAAACATGCGATGAATATTACGAGCGTTAATACGGAATCGGCATTGGCATGGAAAAACAGATTATTTTATTTTGAAAATGCTAAATACGATGAAATCATGCGTGAAATCGAAAGATGGTATGATGTCGATGTAGTTTATAAAGGAAAAATTCCGGATGAGCGTTTTGAAGGTGCAATCCAAAAAGACTTAAAATTAGATCAGGTACTTAAAATGCTTGAAAGTAAAGATGTTCACTTTAAAGTTTCAGGAAAGGAGGTGATTGTGACACAGTAA
- a CDS encoding TlpA disulfide reductase family protein yields the protein MKILKIAALFLGVSAASYAQGESKKFAVSPEVPKAGEEITITYDPSETVLKDAKQISGRLYTHGSFKWKITDITLKPTADKKWQTKIKLNDDAALITCVFSSDTLIDKGGKETYSWMLQASRGSYSGWGLLRNESFADQHPNMLDPISNINDTISLMWIKYELQYHPESRKDIFYEGLKLTKSVKPIDLTKPIKNELRFILADNLDNEHQYKIQKALDLLEQPANKVFVDSVQQVLLKKYPYGVLARDNEIKKIFSENDFDKKVALYNAFDKNFPQSKFQDVNTDTESLFYDKMFKSIAYNYIVKNKDYNFALNSVKNVSYFNLLDYAWHLISIPFNRDEEGIEKTNLETLKKYADIIITELESRENTIPKQFAQKISPKEWQAQALDYASREYFTYAKLQEAFKNYDLERKYLDKIKPIFGYKDASFNAVYTRMLLREGKTLDAKELLAISVKENKTTPEMLASLKEIFLKEGGKESGYEAYLNSFKSESNIDEHKKRLVSELINLPIGGFDMESSRGGRAKLADQKGKIVVLDFWAMWCGPCKNAMPGMNMAVNKYKADENVKFFFVDTQEYIKDFKAQTQAFIKEKGFDFTILYDNKNPKTGKYDEVYEKYAKAFHFSGIPEKMIIDQNGNLRWMSNGYFGSPSELADEISIIIEYLKAEKK from the coding sequence ATGAAAATATTAAAAATAGCAGCACTTTTTTTAGGTGTCAGCGCAGCTTCATATGCACAAGGTGAATCAAAAAAATTCGCTGTTTCTCCGGAAGTTCCAAAAGCAGGAGAGGAAATTACCATTACTTATGATCCATCAGAAACAGTTTTAAAAGATGCAAAACAAATTTCAGGCAGATTATACACACATGGAAGTTTTAAATGGAAAATTACCGATATAACTTTAAAACCAACTGCAGATAAAAAATGGCAGACTAAAATAAAATTGAATGATGACGCAGCACTTATTACCTGCGTTTTTAGCTCAGATACTTTAATTGACAAAGGCGGAAAAGAAACTTACAGCTGGATGCTTCAGGCTTCTCGTGGTTCGTATTCCGGTTGGGGATTGTTGAGAAATGAATCATTTGCAGATCAGCATCCAAATATGCTTGATCCAATTTCTAACATTAATGATACCATCAGCTTAATGTGGATTAAATACGAATTGCAGTATCATCCTGAAAGCCGTAAAGATATTTTTTACGAAGGATTAAAGCTTACAAAAAGTGTGAAACCAATTGATCTTACAAAACCTATCAAAAACGAATTACGATTTATTCTTGCAGATAATCTCGATAATGAACACCAATATAAAATTCAAAAAGCGTTAGATCTTCTAGAGCAGCCTGCAAATAAAGTTTTCGTTGATTCTGTTCAGCAAGTTTTACTTAAAAAATATCCTTACGGAGTTTTAGCACGAGACAATGAAATCAAAAAAATATTCTCTGAGAATGATTTCGATAAAAAAGTAGCATTATATAATGCATTTGATAAGAACTTTCCACAAAGCAAATTTCAGGATGTAAATACGGATACAGAAAGTCTTTTTTATGATAAGATGTTCAAATCAATTGCTTACAATTACATTGTAAAAAACAAAGATTACAATTTTGCCTTAAACAGCGTTAAAAACGTTTCGTACTTTAATTTATTAGATTATGCCTGGCATTTAATTTCAATTCCGTTTAACAGAGATGAAGAAGGAATCGAAAAAACGAATTTGGAAACACTAAAAAAATATGCCGATATTATAATTACAGAATTAGAAAGCAGAGAAAATACAATTCCAAAACAATTTGCTCAAAAAATATCTCCAAAAGAATGGCAAGCACAAGCCCTTGATTATGCTTCAAGAGAGTATTTTACCTATGCAAAACTTCAGGAAGCTTTTAAAAACTATGATTTAGAAAGAAAGTATTTAGATAAGATTAAGCCAATTTTTGGTTACAAAGATGCCAGTTTTAATGCAGTTTATACAAGAATGCTTTTAAGAGAAGGTAAAACGCTTGATGCTAAAGAATTATTGGCAATAAGTGTAAAAGAAAATAAAACAACACCGGAAATGTTAGCTTCTCTAAAAGAGATTTTCTTAAAAGAAGGAGGTAAAGAATCAGGTTATGAAGCGTATTTAAATTCATTCAAATCTGAAAGTAACATTGACGAACACAAAAAGAGATTGGTTTCTGAATTAATCAATCTTCCAATCGGCGGATTTGATATGGAAAGCAGCCGTGGCGGAAGAGCTAAATTGGCTGATCAAAAAGGTAAAATCGTAGTGCTTGATTTTTGGGCAATGTGGTGCGGACCTTGTAAAAATGCAATGCCGGGAATGAATATGGCAGTAAATAAATACAAGGCAGATGAAAATGTAAAATTCTTCTTTGTAGATACACAAGAATATATCAAAGACTTTAAAGCACAAACTCAGGCTTTCATCAAAGAAAAAGGATTTGATTTTACAATTCTGTACGATAATAAAAATCCGAAAACAGGGAAATATGATGAAGTGTATGAAAAATATGCAAAAGCGTTTCATTTCTCTGGAATTCCTGAAAAAATGATCATCGACCAAAACGGAAATTTAAGATGGATGTCAAATGGTTATTTTGGAAGTCCAAGCGAATTGGCTGACGAAATTTCGATCATTATTGAATATTTAAAAGCTGAGAAAAAATAA
- a CDS encoding RagB/SusD family nutrient uptake outer membrane protein, translated as MKKYLIFIGILSTLLTSCDNYVDIQTEGKLVPKETGNYRYILNNTYTFNNTYDLLDVASDDITVRDDHANYFNLYYANSAYYQPFMQTYKWSDQIIPVGEPDYAMNSLYTALYNCNVIITEVMNSTNGTDAERLAIKGEAQVHRAYVFLTLINTFGKAYDPATSATDPGVPLFTTPTVDANITRASVKDVYDLIVKDLTEAITSGLKPVQTGRNVAFPSKASAYALLARTNLYMGNYADAQRNAESALALQNKLLNLEDYENVGDYSWPLTYEDPEIILSKKSGGYQYAPTLLSLSDELLNSFDTKDLRYQLYTRSVSAMSFGSLTEGRAYSKELLSGDGRNAGPTVPELYVIKAECEARAGNAGAAMNTINTLRKTRFKAADYTDLTATDANDALIKVLAERRKELMGRGGFRWADLKRLNRDPRFAKTITHKYLTQTFTIEPGGNRYQFPFAEIYFDYAPNLQQNK; from the coding sequence ATGAAAAAGTATTTAATATTTATTGGAATTTTATCTACGCTTTTAACAAGCTGTGATAATTATGTAGACATACAAACAGAAGGAAAATTAGTTCCTAAAGAAACAGGAAATTACAGGTATATTCTAAACAACACTTATACGTTTAATAATACTTATGATTTACTTGATGTAGCCTCAGATGATATTACCGTGAGAGATGATCATGCAAACTATTTTAATTTGTATTATGCAAATTCTGCTTATTATCAGCCTTTTATGCAAACCTACAAATGGTCAGATCAGATTATTCCGGTAGGAGAGCCAGATTATGCGATGAATTCTTTGTACACAGCTCTTTACAACTGTAATGTTATTATTACCGAAGTAATGAACAGCACAAATGGTACAGATGCAGAACGACTTGCTATAAAAGGAGAAGCTCAGGTTCATCGTGCTTATGTTTTTCTAACGTTAATTAATACCTTCGGAAAAGCGTATGATCCTGCAACTTCAGCTACTGATCCCGGAGTGCCGCTTTTTACAACGCCAACAGTAGATGCAAATATTACAAGAGCATCTGTAAAAGACGTTTACGATTTAATTGTTAAAGATTTAACCGAAGCAATTACCTCTGGATTAAAACCGGTACAAACGGGTAGAAATGTTGCTTTTCCTTCAAAAGCTTCGGCATATGCACTTTTGGCAAGAACCAATTTATACATGGGAAATTATGCCGATGCGCAAAGAAATGCAGAATCAGCTTTGGCTTTACAAAATAAATTATTGAATCTGGAAGATTACGAAAATGTAGGCGATTATTCATGGCCGTTAACATATGAGGATCCTGAAATTATACTATCCAAAAAATCTGGAGGATATCAATACGCGCCAACACTTCTTTCGCTAAGCGATGAATTATTAAATTCATTTGACACTAAAGATCTTAGATATCAATTGTACACAAGATCCGTAAGTGCTATGTCTTTTGGAAGCCTTACAGAAGGAAGAGCTTATTCAAAAGAATTACTTTCTGGCGATGGACGTAACGCAGGACCAACAGTTCCTGAATTGTATGTCATTAAAGCCGAGTGCGAAGCCAGAGCAGGAAACGCCGGAGCAGCAATGAATACCATTAATACATTACGTAAAACACGTTTTAAAGCTGCAGATTATACAGATTTAACAGCAACAGATGCCAATGATGCACTTATTAAAGTTCTGGCTGAACGCCGAAAAGAATTAATGGGAAGAGGCGGATTCAGATGGGCCGATTTAAAACGTTTGAACAGAGATCCAAGATTTGCAAAAACGATTACCCACAAATATCTTACTCAAACTTTTACCATTGAGCCGGGCGGAAATCGTTATCAGTTTCCTTTTGCAGAAATCTACTTTGATTACGCACCAAATCTGCAACAAAATAAATAA
- a CDS encoding SusC/RagA family TonB-linked outer membrane protein — MNFLTNQKLSKRRDFDQKGKFRPNKADVLKKMILLLFVFLSYSASAQSNKTVTIEGTNLTFKKVFDNITRQTGYVFFYNVKILDKAKPVNLNIQKKSVSETLGILFDNQPFAFTIQDKTIVVTSTSPDNKTGSIEVKGKVLNTKGDPYPGINVWVTGTRIGAVTDFDGSFTLHDVPSNSVIEASGLTIETVRLHLDGRSNITITAKEQVLLMNEIVVNNGYQKVDKRRSTGSVAVLTAKDLDKIPVSNIMHQLEGQVAGLAIDVLDSDNTFVYGNLYGDGAAKTSYNFRIRGQSTYNANSLPLIILDGTPTELDIRTINPKDVEKITFLKDAAAASIYGARSANGVMVIETKKGKKGKTRFSASQNYGIANKPSLSRLPLMNSSQVLNLEQELVDKRIVTDPLYATNLNNSTPISQGMEYMFQEQRGTITNAQKNAQLDILRGRNNYDQITQYLMRPSESNSYDFSFSGGENDYTYFTSASFSNEKTQSIGTGGKRMTFTVNQDFKLLNYLKVSTSLKGSIFNFTQNGLGLSPLGSSLTTFLPYNQIVDENGNSVSFEKRFYSAAEQNLQNQGYLPWTYNYIDELNNSNKGAKEQNYSANISVTAPLLKGLDAVGTYFIETSSANNSVLNNADTFYARDIVNMYTYLNPASNELVYGVPRGGIYQGIRYGKDSYTGRGQLNYNSVLGGKHSIDALGGIEFRETKEANQTGTLYGYNENSQTSIDLPANIANTVYGYTSGISYNNSLKNQTRRFLSYYGNASYSYDNKYTISGSARLDDYNNFGVDKSYRRTPLWSTGARWNITKENFMQNVTAINSLTLRTSYGFNGNISLTAFPFTNIALADIDTFSQQPYASISAAANPSLRWEKTGILNFGLDFSLFNYRVNGTIEYYKKNSKDLIQEFPVSPFYGLPNGNLIRNTSTLESHGIDFNLNGVIIKTNDFSFDMNLVTSYNKNLVTDSRFTNYSVYLNGTGSTPPIVGYGFNSVFAFRNAGLNAAGSTQVYDKDGNIVQANTPLKDMADMKYMGTSTPKYYGSLSANLTYKKVSLYLLATYKLDYVLFKPTFDNYITRYNSFKGYDLNSEIDQRWRNPGDEATTNVPGVRGMAGYSYPRYVFSDNRVIDGDHIRFKEISLKYDLSNLFANTFIDGASLTCSARNLGIIWRKNKENLDPDFLPYTGTYMKLPPTAMYSMGFNFNF; from the coding sequence ATGAATTTTTTAACTAATCAAAAATTAAGTAAACGCCGTGATTTTGACCAAAAAGGTAAATTCAGGCCTAATAAAGCAGATGTTTTGAAAAAAATGATTCTTCTATTGTTTGTATTTCTTTCGTATTCAGCGAGTGCGCAAAGCAATAAAACCGTTACCATAGAGGGAACAAATCTGACTTTTAAAAAAGTATTCGATAATATTACCAGACAAACAGGCTATGTTTTTTTCTATAATGTAAAGATTTTAGACAAAGCAAAACCAGTGAATTTGAATATTCAGAAAAAAAGTGTTTCAGAAACCTTAGGAATTCTTTTTGACAATCAGCCATTTGCTTTTACCATTCAGGACAAAACTATTGTAGTCACTTCTACAAGTCCTGATAATAAAACAGGTTCAATTGAAGTAAAAGGTAAAGTGCTAAATACAAAAGGAGATCCTTATCCGGGTATAAATGTTTGGGTAACAGGAACCAGAATTGGCGCTGTAACAGATTTTGACGGAAGTTTTACATTACACGATGTACCTTCAAATTCTGTAATTGAAGCTTCAGGATTAACTATCGAAACGGTAAGATTACACCTTGACGGTCGGTCCAATATAACAATTACTGCCAAAGAACAAGTTTTGCTTATGAATGAAATTGTGGTAAACAATGGATATCAAAAAGTAGACAAAAGACGTTCAACAGGTTCTGTAGCTGTACTTACGGCAAAAGACCTGGATAAAATTCCCGTTTCAAATATAATGCATCAGTTAGAAGGTCAGGTGGCAGGTTTGGCAATTGACGTTTTAGATTCTGATAATACATTCGTTTACGGAAATTTATATGGAGACGGAGCTGCAAAAACAAGTTATAATTTCAGAATCAGAGGACAATCTACTTATAATGCCAATAGTTTACCCTTGATTATTCTGGACGGAACGCCAACAGAATTGGACATCAGAACGATAAATCCAAAAGATGTTGAAAAAATTACCTTCCTTAAAGATGCTGCTGCCGCTTCTATTTATGGTGCAAGATCTGCTAACGGAGTTATGGTAATTGAAACTAAAAAAGGAAAAAAAGGGAAAACAAGATTCAGTGCTTCTCAAAATTACGGAATTGCCAACAAACCTTCTTTATCACGTTTACCATTAATGAACTCTTCTCAGGTTTTGAATCTGGAACAGGAATTAGTAGATAAAAGAATCGTTACAGATCCTTTATATGCTACTAATTTAAACAATTCAACCCCAATTAGTCAGGGAATGGAGTATATGTTTCAGGAACAAAGAGGAACTATTACAAATGCTCAGAAAAATGCGCAATTGGATATTTTGAGAGGAAGAAACAATTACGATCAGATTACACAATATTTAATGCGTCCATCAGAATCTAATTCTTATGATTTCTCTTTTAGCGGAGGCGAAAATGACTATACTTATTTTACATCAGCGTCTTTTTCTAACGAGAAAACACAATCTATAGGAACTGGCGGTAAACGTATGACATTTACTGTAAATCAGGATTTTAAATTATTGAATTATTTAAAAGTTAGTACAAGTTTAAAAGGATCTATTTTCAATTTCACTCAAAATGGTTTAGGATTATCTCCGCTTGGATCTTCATTGACAACCTTTTTGCCATACAACCAAATCGTGGATGAGAATGGAAATTCAGTTTCTTTTGAAAAACGTTTTTACAGTGCAGCCGAGCAAAATCTTCAAAATCAGGGTTATTTACCATGGACATATAATTATATAGACGAGTTGAATAACTCCAACAAAGGAGCAAAAGAGCAAAACTATTCTGCTAACATTTCGGTTACAGCGCCTTTATTAAAAGGTTTGGATGCAGTTGGTACTTATTTTATCGAAACATCCAGCGCAAACAATAGTGTTTTAAATAACGCGGATACTTTCTATGCCAGAGATATAGTAAATATGTACACCTATCTTAATCCTGCTTCAAATGAGCTTGTTTACGGAGTTCCGCGTGGAGGAATTTATCAAGGAATAAGATATGGTAAAGACAGTTACACAGGAAGAGGACAATTGAATTATAATAGCGTTTTGGGCGGTAAACATTCTATAGATGCATTAGGCGGAATTGAATTTAGAGAAACTAAAGAAGCGAACCAAACAGGAACATTATACGGTTATAATGAAAATTCACAAACGTCAATTGATCTTCCGGCAAATATTGCGAATACAGTTTACGGATATACATCTGGAATATCGTATAACAATTCACTAAAAAACCAAACACGTCGCTTTTTATCGTATTATGGTAATGCATCTTATTCTTATGATAATAAATATACCATTTCAGGAAGTGCGCGTCTTGATGATTATAACAATTTTGGTGTTGACAAAAGTTACAGAAGAACACCGCTTTGGTCAACAGGTGCAAGATGGAATATTACCAAAGAAAATTTCATGCAAAATGTAACCGCAATTAACAGTTTGACTTTAAGAACAAGTTATGGTTTCAACGGAAATATTAGTTTAACAGCATTTCCTTTCACTAATATAGCATTAGCAGATATTGACACTTTTTCACAACAACCTTATGCATCTATTAGTGCGGCTGCAAATCCTTCGTTGCGTTGGGAAAAAACTGGTATTTTAAATTTTGGACTTGATTTCAGTTTGTTCAATTACAGAGTAAACGGAACTATAGAATATTATAAAAAGAACAGTAAAGATTTAATTCAGGAATTTCCGGTTTCTCCGTTTTACGGATTACCAAACGGAAACTTAATTAGAAATACTTCAACACTTGAAAGTCATGGAATTGATTTCAACTTAAACGGAGTAATCATCAAAACAAATGATTTTAGTTTTGATATGAACTTAGTAACCTCTTATAACAAAAATTTAGTTACAGATTCAAGATTTACCAATTATTCTGTATATCTAAATGGAACAGGTTCTACACCGCCAATTGTTGGATATGGATTTAATAGTGTTTTTGCTTTTAGAAATGCAGGTTTAAATGCTGCCGGATCAACTCAGGTTTATGACAAAGACGGAAATATTGTGCAGGCAAATACACCTTTAAAAGATATGGCAGATATGAAATATATGGGAACTTCTACGCCTAAATATTATGGTAGTTTAAGTGCTAATTTAACCTATAAAAAAGTATCGCTTTATCTTTTGGCAACTTACAAATTAGATTATGTATTGTTTAAACCAACTTTTGATAACTACATAACCAGATATAATAGTTTTAAAGGATATGATTTAAATTCAGAGATTGATCAAAGATGGAGAAATCCTGGAGATGAAGCAACTACAAATGTTCCTGGTGTTCGTGGTATGGCGGGATATAGTTATCCGAGATATGTTTTTAGTGACAACCGCGTAATTGACGGAGATCATATTCGTTTTAAAGAAATTTCTTTGAAATATGATTTGTCTAATTTATTCGCCAATACTTTTATTGATGGCGCTTCTTTAACTTGTTCTGCAAGAAACTTAGGAATCATCTGGAGAAAAAACAAAGAAAATTTAGATCCTGATTTCTTGCCTTACACTGGGACATACATGAAATTACCGCCAACTGCAATGTATTCAATGGGATTCAATTTTAATTTTTAA
- a CDS encoding RNA polymerase sigma-70 factor: MEINIVLAELQNQNKSVYKNVFNQFYKGMVLYANNFLFDQQASEDVVQEVFISLWENAKDIEIKISLKAYLYAMVRNKCLNYLKSLKVTDDFNLIDISSMLTIEEDLDLISEEEKTIVYGQILKIVETFPESMQQIFKLKFIENYKYLEIAEELGISVNTVKTQLSRAKTKINQSLVVVIALFATRL, from the coding sequence TTGGAAATAAATATTGTCTTAGCAGAACTTCAAAACCAAAACAAATCCGTTTATAAAAATGTCTTCAATCAATTTTATAAAGGGATGGTTCTTTATGCCAATAATTTTCTATTTGATCAGCAAGCCAGTGAAGATGTAGTTCAGGAAGTATTTATTTCCTTATGGGAAAATGCAAAAGATATTGAAATCAAAATTTCCCTAAAAGCATATTTGTATGCAATGGTTCGCAATAAATGTTTGAACTATCTTAAATCCTTAAAAGTTACAGACGATTTTAATTTAATTGATATAAGTTCGATGTTGACTATCGAAGAAGATTTGGATTTAATTTCTGAAGAAGAAAAAACAATTGTCTACGGTCAGATTTTAAAAATTGTCGAGACTTTTCCTGAAAGTATGCAGCAAATTTTTAAACTTAAATTTATTGAAAACTATAAATATTTAGAAATTGCTGAAGAATTAGGTATTTCTGTCAATACAGTAAAAACACAACTTTCAAGAGCAAAAACTAAAATCAATCAATCTTTGGTGGTTGTAATTGCTTTATTTGCAACCCGATTGTAA